ATAGAATTTTGGATGAACGAAGCAGAAGTTGCCTATTATGAACACGAAGATAACGTGAAACTTCAGGAGGACTTAGTGTATTACATAGTGCAATACGTTTTAAACAACGCATACGAAGATCTCTTAGCTATTGGCAGAGATGTTTCGAAACTTGAAAAAGTACAAAAACCATTTCCGAGGATGACTTATACAGAAGCAATTAATTTCCTGCAAAAGCATGGCTTTGATATTAAATGGGGCGATGACTTTGGAGGGGATGAAGAAACAGCTCTTGCTAACCAATTCGATAGTCCACTTTTTGTGACACATTATCCAAGACAAGCAAAAGCATTTTACATGCAACCAGATCCGACAAATCCCGCTGTGGTATTATGTGACGATCTTCTTGCACCAGAAGGATACGGCGAAATAATTGGTGCTTCGCAACGTATACATGATTACGATTTATTGGTTGAACGTCTCAAAGAACATAACTTGCCAGTTGAAAAATATGACTGGTATCTCGATTTGAGAAAATTTGGAAGTGTTCCACACAGTGGCTTTGGCTTGGGAGTTGAAAGAACAATTGCCTGGATTGCTGGATTAGAGCACATAAGAGAAGCCATACCATTTGCAAGGACTCTTTATAGAGTTCATCCATAAACTGATTGATTTGGAGAGAGAATATGCTTTGGTATGTACTAATCGTATTTTTTGCTGGATTCTTTCTTGGAAAATTTGTGAAAACTCAATGGATTGGTAAGTACAAGCTTGTACTTGTGCTTACCTTTCTCTTACTATTTACACTTGGTTTAGAGATAGGATCTAACGAAGAACTCTTTAAGAAAATAGACGAAATTATATTGTATGGATTTTTAATTGCATCATTTGGAAGTCTTGGTAGCTTTGTCACAGGGTACCTTTTAGAAAGGCTTGCCCTAAGTAAAAAAAAGATGGAGGGCTAAAGACAAATGTCAGTGATATTGTTGCTTTCTTCAGTGATTTTAGGATTGATTTCTGGAAGAACATTAAAATTTCATTTACCTGACGGATCCGTATCTGTAGTTCTTTACTTGTTGGTATTTCTTGTAGGTCTTGATCTAAGCAAAGAAAAAATAGAAAAACGCTTTATAAAAGATATTTCACTCGTAATAATTTCAACTATCTCCGGTACTATATTTTTCGTACTTCTTTTATCTTTTTTCTTACCTTTAAAAAAACTAGAAGTATTAGCAGCTGCATCTGGCTTTGGATGGTACAGCCTTTCGTCAGTTATAATCTCTACTTCGTATAATGCCTATCTGGGAAGCATATCTTTCTTTTCGAACGTTATTAGAGAACTCATTGCAATAATAATTGCTCCATTTGGAATAAAAAAATCAAGATACGGTACAATATCTGTAGCGGGTGCGACTTCTATGGATACTCTTCTTGGATTAATAACAATCTACAGTGATAGGGAAACTGCACTTGTCTCTTTTGGGCATGGCTTCTTTATCTCAATAATGGTACCATTTTCGGTTAATTTCTTTCTCAGCTTTATAAAATAATGGTGTATAACCACTTATTTTATGAAATTGAACGCCTGAGGCGGAGGAGTCGAATACTTAATCGTAACACAAATAGGAACAAACACGTAACTGTAATAGACTTTACAGTTAACATATGTTATTGTAGAATTAGTTTCGCCGTGTGACAAAGAATCGAAAATAAACAAAAGTAGAGATATCAACGAAAAAGTGCTTGACAAAGAAAAGATAATATGAT
The Fervidobacterium sp. DNA segment above includes these coding regions:
- a CDS encoding LysO family transporter, with protein sequence MLWYVLIVFFAGFFLGKFVKTQWIGKYKLVLVLTFLLLFTLGLEIGSNEELFKKIDEIILYGFLIASFGSLGSFVTGYLLERLALSKKKMEG
- a CDS encoding lysine exporter LysO family protein, with the protein product MSVILLLSSVILGLISGRTLKFHLPDGSVSVVLYLLVFLVGLDLSKEKIEKRFIKDISLVIISTISGTIFFVLLLSFFLPLKKLEVLAAASGFGWYSLSSVIISTSYNAYLGSISFFSNVIRELIAIIIAPFGIKKSRYGTISVAGATSMDTLLGLITIYSDRETALVSFGHGFFISIMVPFSVNFFLSFIK